In Sebaldella sp. S0638, one genomic interval encodes:
- a CDS encoding autotransporter domain-containing protein has product MKVNKKLLISFLALNAVIPSTTSGAETSASSKYDRMYNNMVKNLEQGKSNQKNYQVLERILNQKNKELKDLHLQGDYIVKPEYLEWQIFFSGFYDEYGDGVDNSSENALYHSKVNGYYDASGNYVTTSGTIGGGLAGKPYKPLQQPKDINLGVSIPLKGMSREPLTLSLSPASEISINPSTLTVNAPTGVSIPSLSFLEFQPLEPVVELPQLVPIPIITIGGAGGGNSGYTGFYPTGDPNGNAIISQMDVLSGEIYAHIANHSGGGGYGSKVIYDNYTLTNLTGGPAAGLTLSGGAAQALPAGVYNSTTNTSVQGIFKVIDNTITRYGTAGGNPSDLVVTLEGDDPNPVFLGQILHYDEHYLGTQYNLDGLETQGWITSAEKTELADKFLDTVLGHTTANRMFQYVENNTTWNLKGSSIVAVNLQAHSGSQAANSIFMNRGKIIGLNEASTNNNLVGNQVAFMFTEGTSSQKQEGFDNTGLIEMRAPGNVIYLMTASASSSGNGKHLLMNNGDIKLYGRQNVGVYTRSGTTNLTRTEIKLYNPITVLGDESIGVDIERVLNFANSKIKVDVGTEDPRQTAASATGVNNLENSGHIANPGYSDQHTDNGIGMYINLASTFTLNDYEIKMGGYSQKGIGIRIENGNLTLGSNMSDLTTKHSLTSDGGIGNILIAGIGASSSVTTDVNTILEVKNGKSQVGLYANTGSGINNAGTLNATGDGTKGIVVDTASSIINTGVINVAGGVYTDSSNNKSGSVGVAVKDAGSTFTSSGVGSNVTVDVSGKESTGLFADTGVIDITNGAIKTSDGAFNLYAKGSTGKIKLTNASMETGQRSLLFYNESGGTFELNNVNATIKGAANSNDRGTAFYYVGTGVLPALTTSNLSAYFTSTFNGTAPNLTLNMESGSRLFIVDNVSIDLSVTATPLGSIAGGPVVNGTDYKTYMMYKSLLGIDQNISLDTASDAYNNLEIVSSSIYNNGFNITGNLANQVAMGQENGLDTLGGSLPRSTVSLTNDGGNITLSGASSVGMYSNYGELKNISLGTINVSGTGSIGMYGANGSLIDNQTGSVINISDSGVGIYAEGYKQGVAQAFGDGKINIINSGLIQAGTSTNAIGVYANNNSTVGIGDAQINLSNGTIDLRASENAVGVFVDKGTVTDAGSTITVGKNGVALYAKDSSVTLTGTTINLFGDNSLGLYLDGTTSFTGSGNINIDGQNVVLFNMNSSGAINNSFNVTSVTPGSTYTLGNIAGGIFEYTGSSNLASNGTLVSGKNSAIYLNGSTITSSPGATNVAAVALDGTYTGLGTLPAGMTPGTDGENNGTIILGDGSVGIFGKNGSKISNKGTITVDNASAGLMTSGSGAFAQNSGTINIGTGSQGMYLKDGSYVQNLVGGNILSSGAGSVGIYATDSISGTMQAINDGTIDLSGDRSIGIYFTGTNNHSIINNSTGIIKIGDSTNTSDPGIGIYSAAAGSTVTNWGTVTSGISSIGIYSDGGTVDNYGVSNIGDSGIGIYSTNGIVNLNTGSALNMGTNGAVGVYGISSAVTNAADLNIGSGNYGFILKGGSFINSLGTNSVTGTDTVYMYSSEGTTVTNDGNLTMTGTDNVGFYMAQDPVSLIGGAVMINNGIITGTAGNNNVGIYNYGGTVDNFGTVAVGNSDLAFLPGTTEVDVDNSKYSVGIYGENSTIVNHSGGNISAGYGGYGIVAKGGSASNFGNITTSGDYSTGMYTEGGIIVNESGATINVTGDNAIGMAGKGPGSQIINHGLIQITGNDAIGMYGNLGTIITNTGTITITGSGQAFVSSDPDDPAHSVGTGATVNGSLDNVIQSIGSTHALPALINAGIIKTSGVLALDGLQVMIKPDPTSVQPSSDPNYDFELSGTSIIADQITTSKPIVILPGFADGTIADVYKLEGVVKATSGKYDFVSGSLLWEATPKATGTGSDVYMSRKAFTDFTDGLWYEDFGTALENNFLSASGDGVTIYNKTAYIPDEENFRHIMGSLAGNVYANINQREDDIARAFENSLHLMQNSENNTKENVKVSVIAGKGKNKEETDGVTGYDYTTTGVLALREVERTYRHTFGYSLGYLHTGFEFNDGNDSEEWVDTIQLGLHNKYKSSGWELRNDLTGRVSFHNIDRNIDWPSTLGRSEMNGTYETYSITSDNILGKEFELGKNASIMPYGAFRAMYVMRPDFSESGLEKLEVEGNDAWSAKPRAGVELKGIVPLGAKSAWQLKGTLDFAYEYELADLNEREKARLIAIEDGYHKLSKPQDEKGTFRTKAAIGVEVEDRYGIFLTGEYSTGNDKENDYRAGVTLKAVF; this is encoded by the coding sequence ATGAAAGTAAATAAAAAATTATTAATATCATTTTTAGCGTTGAATGCAGTAATACCGTCAACTACCAGTGGTGCAGAAACTTCGGCTTCATCTAAATATGACAGAATGTATAATAATATGGTAAAGAATCTCGAACAGGGGAAATCTAACCAAAAAAATTATCAAGTATTGGAACGAATACTTAATCAAAAAAATAAAGAATTAAAAGATTTACATTTACAGGGAGACTATATAGTAAAACCGGAATATCTGGAATGGCAGATATTTTTCTCGGGATTTTATGACGAATATGGTGACGGAGTGGATAACAGCTCTGAAAACGCATTATATCATTCGAAAGTAAATGGATATTATGATGCAAGCGGAAACTATGTGACAACAAGCGGAACTATAGGAGGAGGACTTGCAGGAAAGCCTTATAAGCCGCTGCAGCAGCCTAAAGATATAAATTTAGGGGTTAGTATTCCGTTAAAGGGAATGAGCAGAGAACCGCTTACATTGTCTTTGTCTCCGGCAAGTGAAATTAGTATAAATCCAAGTACACTCACAGTAAATGCACCAACAGGGGTATCGATACCATCTTTAAGCTTTTTGGAATTCCAGCCTTTGGAACCAGTAGTGGAATTACCTCAGCTAGTACCAATTCCAATAATAACAATTGGTGGTGCAGGCGGAGGAAATAGTGGTTATACTGGATTTTATCCTACAGGGGATCCAAATGGAAATGCTATAATATCGCAAATGGATGTACTTTCAGGTGAAATTTATGCACATATTGCTAATCACTCAGGAGGAGGAGGATATGGTTCAAAAGTAATTTATGACAATTATACATTGACTAATCTTACTGGAGGACCGGCAGCTGGGTTGACACTATCAGGCGGAGCAGCACAGGCTCTTCCGGCAGGAGTGTACAATTCTACCACGAATACAAGTGTTCAAGGGATATTCAAGGTAATAGACAATACAATAACAAGATATGGAACAGCAGGAGGGAATCCTTCTGATTTAGTAGTAACTCTGGAAGGAGATGATCCAAATCCTGTATTTTTGGGACAAATTTTACACTATGATGAGCATTATCTTGGGACACAATATAATCTTGATGGACTAGAGACACAGGGATGGATAACAAGTGCAGAAAAAACAGAACTTGCAGATAAATTTTTGGATACTGTTCTGGGACATACAACTGCAAACAGAATGTTTCAATATGTAGAAAATAATACTACATGGAATCTGAAAGGTTCCAGTATAGTAGCGGTAAACTTACAGGCACACAGCGGAAGCCAAGCTGCGAACAGTATATTTATGAACAGAGGGAAAATAATAGGATTAAATGAAGCAAGTACAAATAATAATCTGGTTGGAAATCAAGTTGCCTTTATGTTTACTGAAGGAACAAGCAGTCAAAAACAGGAAGGTTTTGATAATACAGGATTAATAGAAATGAGAGCACCGGGAAATGTTATATACCTGATGACAGCCAGTGCAAGTTCTTCTGGAAACGGAAAACATCTTCTCATGAATAACGGAGATATAAAACTTTATGGAAGACAAAATGTAGGAGTATATACAAGATCCGGGACAACAAATCTTACAAGAACAGAAATAAAACTGTATAATCCGATAACAGTTCTGGGAGACGAAAGTATTGGAGTAGATATAGAAAGAGTATTAAACTTTGCAAATTCAAAAATAAAAGTAGATGTGGGGACAGAAGATCCAAGACAGACTGCTGCCAGTGCTACTGGAGTAAATAACCTTGAGAACAGCGGACATATAGCAAATCCGGGATATAGCGACCAACACACAGATAACGGAATTGGAATGTATATTAATTTAGCTTCAACATTTACATTGAATGACTATGAAATAAAGATGGGGGGATATTCACAGAAAGGTATTGGAATAAGAATTGAAAACGGTAATTTGACTTTGGGAAGTAATATGTCTGATTTAACAACAAAGCATTCATTGACAAGTGACGGCGGAATAGGGAATATACTAATTGCAGGGATTGGTGCTTCATCTTCTGTAACAACAGATGTAAACACTATTCTTGAGGTGAAAAACGGTAAATCGCAGGTAGGTTTATATGCTAACACAGGTTCAGGGATTAATAATGCCGGAACATTAAATGCAACTGGCGATGGGACAAAAGGAATTGTAGTGGATACCGCGAGTTCTATAATAAATACTGGTGTAATTAATGTGGCCGGCGGAGTGTATACAGATTCTTCAAATAATAAATCAGGTTCTGTGGGAGTAGCAGTAAAAGATGCAGGTTCGACATTTACTTCTTCTGGAGTCGGAAGTAATGTAACAGTGGATGTTTCTGGTAAAGAATCTACAGGATTATTCGCTGATACAGGAGTAATTGACATAACTAACGGAGCAATAAAAACTTCTGACGGAGCATTTAACCTATATGCAAAAGGAAGTACAGGGAAAATAAAATTAACAAATGCAAGTATGGAAACGGGACAAAGATCACTGTTATTCTATAATGAAAGTGGAGGAACTTTTGAATTAAATAATGTAAATGCGACAATAAAAGGTGCAGCAAATTCAAATGACAGAGGAACAGCATTTTATTATGTGGGGACAGGAGTTCTGCCGGCATTGACAACAAGTAATTTATCAGCATATTTTACAAGTACATTTAACGGAACAGCTCCTAATTTAACATTAAATATGGAATCTGGATCGAGACTTTTTATAGTAGATAATGTATCGATTGATTTGAGTGTAACAGCCACACCTTTAGGATCAATAGCAGGCGGACCTGTAGTAAATGGTACAGATTATAAAACATATATGATGTATAAGAGTCTGCTTGGAATAGATCAGAATATAAGTCTGGATACAGCTTCTGATGCATATAATAATTTGGAAATAGTATCATCAAGTATATATAATAATGGGTTCAATATAACTGGAAATCTTGCAAATCAAGTAGCAATGGGACAGGAAAACGGACTGGATACTCTAGGGGGTTCTTTGCCGAGAAGTACGGTATCACTAACAAATGACGGAGGAAACATAACATTATCAGGTGCTTCTTCCGTGGGAATGTATTCAAACTATGGAGAATTGAAAAATATAAGTTTGGGAACAATTAATGTAAGCGGAACAGGGTCTATAGGAATGTACGGAGCAAATGGTTCATTGATTGATAATCAAACCGGATCAGTTATTAATATTTCTGATTCAGGAGTAGGAATATATGCTGAAGGATATAAACAGGGCGTTGCACAAGCTTTTGGTGATGGGAAAATTAATATAATTAACAGTGGACTGATACAAGCTGGTACATCGACTAATGCAATAGGAGTATATGCTAATAATAACAGTACAGTAGGTATAGGAGATGCACAAATTAACCTGTCAAACGGAACTATAGATTTGAGAGCTTCTGAAAATGCTGTTGGTGTTTTTGTAGACAAAGGAACTGTAACAGATGCAGGATCAACAATAACTGTAGGTAAAAACGGTGTAGCGCTTTATGCCAAGGACAGCAGCGTAACATTGACAGGAACTACAATTAATCTGTTTGGAGATAATTCGTTAGGACTTTATCTTGACGGTACAACAAGTTTTACAGGAAGCGGTAACATAAATATAGATGGTCAGAATGTAGTGTTATTCAACATGAATTCCAGCGGAGCAATCAATAATTCATTTAATGTCACAAGTGTTACACCGGGGTCTACTTATACACTTGGGAATATAGCGGGAGGAATATTTGAGTACACAGGAAGCAGTAATCTCGCTTCAAACGGGACTCTTGTATCGGGAAAAAATTCAGCAATATATCTGAACGGTTCTACGATAACATCATCTCCAGGAGCAACAAATGTGGCAGCTGTGGCATTAGACGGGACATATACAGGGCTTGGAACTTTGCCGGCAGGAATGACTCCCGGGACAGACGGAGAAAATAACGGCACTATTATCTTAGGAGACGGTTCGGTAGGTATTTTCGGGAAAAATGGATCAAAAATAAGTAACAAAGGAACAATAACAGTAGATAATGCTTCAGCTGGGTTAATGACTTCAGGAAGCGGTGCTTTTGCACAAAACAGCGGAACGATAAATATAGGAACAGGTTCTCAGGGAATGTATCTGAAAGACGGTTCATATGTTCAGAATCTGGTCGGAGGAAATATATTAAGCAGCGGGGCAGGTTCTGTGGGAATATATGCCACAGACAGTATTTCGGGTACAATGCAGGCAATAAATGACGGAACTATAGATCTTTCGGGAGACAGATCTATAGGTATCTATTTTACAGGAACAAATAATCATTCGATAATTAATAACTCTACAGGTATAATAAAAATAGGAGATTCTACTAATACATCTGACCCAGGTATAGGAATATACAGTGCAGCAGCAGGAAGTACAGTTACAAACTGGGGAACAGTAACATCAGGAATCAGTTCAATAGGTATTTACAGTGACGGAGGAACAGTAGATAATTACGGTGTATCAAATATAGGAGATTCGGGAATCGGAATATATTCTACGAACGGAATTGTAAATCTGAATACAGGTTCGGCACTAAACATGGGGACAAACGGAGCTGTGGGAGTATACGGTATATCATCAGCAGTGACAAATGCGGCTGATTTGAATATAGGCAGCGGTAACTATGGATTTATATTAAAAGGCGGATCATTTATAAACAGTCTGGGAACAAACAGTGTTACAGGAACAGATACTGTATATATGTACAGTTCAGAAGGAACAACAGTAACAAATGACGGTAATCTTACAATGACAGGAACAGATAACGTGGGATTCTACATGGCGCAGGATCCTGTAAGCCTTATCGGCGGTGCTGTTATGATAAATAACGGTATTATAACAGGTACAGCAGGAAATAATAATGTGGGAATATATAATTACGGCGGTACAGTGGATAACTTTGGTACTGTAGCTGTGGGTAACTCAGACCTTGCATTTTTACCGGGGACAACAGAAGTGGATGTGGACAACAGTAAATATTCCGTGGGAATATATGGAGAAAATTCTACAATAGTAAACCATTCAGGCGGTAACATATCTGCCGGCTATGGAGGATACGGAATAGTAGCAAAAGGAGGAAGTGCGAGCAACTTTGGTAATATAACAACAAGCGGAGACTACTCCACAGGAATGTATACTGAAGGCGGAATAATAGTAAATGAATCTGGAGCAACAATAAATGTAACAGGTGACAATGCAATAGGTATGGCTGGAAAAGGTCCAGGATCACAGATAATAAACCATGGATTGATACAGATAACAGGTAATGATGCAATAGGTATGTATGGTAACCTTGGAACAATAATTACCAACACAGGTACTATAACAATAACAGGAAGCGGACAGGCTTTTGTGTCGTCAGATCCTGATGATCCGGCACATAGTGTGGGAACAGGAGCAACTGTGAACGGCTCTCTTGATAATGTAATACAGTCAATAGGAAGTACACATGCACTTCCGGCACTGATAAATGCAGGAATAATAAAAACAAGCGGAGTTCTGGCGCTGGATGGTCTTCAGGTAATGATAAAGCCTGATCCTACATCTGTACAGCCTTCATCAGACCCGAATTATGATTTTGAATTATCGGGAACATCCATAATAGCTGACCAGATAACTACGTCAAAGCCTATAGTAATACTTCCGGGATTTGCAGATGGAACTATAGCGGATGTTTATAAACTGGAAGGTGTAGTAAAGGCAACATCAGGAAAATATGATTTTGTAAGCGGATCGCTTCTGTGGGAAGCAACGCCTAAAGCAACAGGAACAGGTTCTGATGTATATATGTCGAGAAAAGCATTTACAGATTTTACAGACGGATTATGGTATGAAGATTTTGGAACAGCTTTGGAAAATAACTTCCTGAGCGCATCGGGTGACGGGGTAACTATATATAATAAAACAGCATATATCCCTGATGAAGAGAATTTCAGACATATAATGGGAAGTCTCGCAGGAAATGTGTATGCTAATATTAATCAAAGAGAAGATGATATAGCAAGAGCATTTGAAAATTCATTGCATTTAATGCAGAATTCAGAGAATAACACAAAAGAAAACGTAAAAGTAAGTGTAATAGCAGGAAAAGGTAAAAATAAAGAAGAAACAGATGGTGTTACTGGATACGATTACACTACAACAGGGGTATTAGCACTTAGGGAAGTAGAAAGAACATACAGACACACATTTGGGTATTCGTTAGGATATTTGCATACAGGTTTTGAGTTCAATGACGGAAATGACAGTGAAGAATGGGTAGATACTATTCAGCTTGGGTTACATAATAAGTATAAATCAAGCGGCTGGGAATTAAGAAATGACCTTACAGGAAGAGTAAGTTTTCATAATATAGACAGAAATATAGACTGGCCGTCAACGCTGGGAAGATCTGAAATGAACGGAACATATGAAACATATAGTATAACAAGTGACAATATTCTTGGAAAAGAATTTGAACTTGGTAAAAATGCAAGTATAATGCCGTATGGAGCATTCAGGGCAATGTATGTAATGAGACCTGATTTTAGCGAAAGCGGACTTGAAAAACTTGAAGTAGAAGGAAATGATGCTTGGAGTGCAAAGCCGAGAGCAGGAGTAGAACTGAAAGGAATAGTACCTTTGGGAGCTAAATCTGCATGGCAGCTAAAAGGAACACTTGATTTTGCCTATGAGTATGAACTTGCAGACTTAAATGAAAGAGAAAAAGCAAGATTAATAGCTATAGAAGACGGATATCATAAACTTTCAAAACCACAGGATGAAAAAGGAACATTTAGAACAAAGGCGGCAATAGGGGTAGAAGTAGAAGACAGATACGGAATATTCCTTACAGGAGAGTATTCTACAGGAAATGATAAAGAAAACGACTATAGAGCAGGAGTAACATTAAAAGCAGTATTTTAG
- the recR gene encoding recombination mediator RecR — protein MKSLDNIVDEFAKLPGIGRKSAMRIAFYVLEMEDEELLNFMTVLKEAKEKIKKCKICGNLTEDDICEICSDEERDSSIICIVKDSRDIIAFEKSKTYNGLYHVLGGIIDPLNGIGVDDLDIDKLTNRLTDSVKEVILALDPSLEGETTSLYLSKIIKDKEIKVSRIASGIPMGGNIEFSDIATLSRSLEGRKEI, from the coding sequence ATGAAATCACTGGATAATATAGTAGATGAATTCGCAAAACTTCCGGGAATAGGAAGAAAAAGTGCAATGAGAATAGCATTTTATGTTCTCGAAATGGAAGATGAGGAACTGCTTAATTTTATGACAGTTCTGAAAGAAGCAAAAGAGAAAATAAAAAAATGTAAGATATGCGGAAATCTTACAGAAGATGATATTTGTGAAATTTGTTCCGATGAAGAGCGTGACAGCAGTATTATATGCATTGTAAAAGATTCAAGAGATATTATAGCTTTTGAGAAATCAAAAACATATAACGGGCTTTATCACGTTTTAGGAGGAATAATAGATCCGCTGAACGGAATAGGAGTAGATGATCTGGATATAGATAAACTTACCAACCGGCTTACAGACAGTGTAAAAGAAGTGATTCTGGCGCTGGATCCCAGCCTTGAAGGAGAGACGACATCGCTGTATCTTTCCAAGATCATAAAGGACAAGGAAATAAAGGTCTCAAGAATAGCAAGCGGTATTCCTATGGGCGGCAATATTGAATTTTCAGATATAGCCACTCTTTCAAGGTCGCTGGAAGGACGTAAGGAAATATAA
- a CDS encoding GH25 family lysozyme, with protein MKKIFLLVPLVIIFGVYTAFEQGYLRFNYPGRKAFPVRGIDISHHQKKINWEKLRNEKINFVIIKATEGVDYQDPNFSVNWNKSLKEGYETGAYHFYRLCRSGNEQAENFINTVPKSEITLPPFVDLEYGGNCKTDKSRDEVKKEIYIFLETVKNYYGKTPVLYATDSFYKDYIENDYLDYNIWIRDIISKPKLENDRKWAFWQYANRGRLRGIDGFVDLNVFYGSEKEYKEFIK; from the coding sequence ATGAAAAAGATATTTTTACTGGTTCCTTTAGTAATTATTTTTGGAGTTTATACTGCATTTGAACAAGGTTATCTCAGGTTTAACTATCCCGGAAGAAAAGCCTTTCCTGTGAGAGGAATAGATATTTCCCATCATCAGAAGAAAATTAACTGGGAAAAACTAAGAAATGAAAAAATAAACTTTGTAATAATTAAAGCTACTGAAGGCGTAGACTATCAGGATCCTAATTTTAGCGTGAACTGGAATAAATCACTGAAAGAAGGATATGAAACAGGGGCATATCATTTTTACAGATTATGCAGAAGCGGAAATGAGCAGGCAGAAAATTTTATTAATACAGTTCCAAAATCTGAAATTACTTTGCCGCCGTTTGTAGATCTGGAATATGGCGGGAACTGTAAGACTGATAAAAGCAGGGATGAAGTAAAGAAGGAAATATATATTTTTCTGGAAACAGTAAAAAATTATTATGGAAAAACTCCCGTACTTTATGCAACAGATTCTTTTTATAAAGATTACATAGAGAATGACTATCTGGATTATAATATATGGATAAGGGATATTATATCAAAGCCAAAGCTGGAAAATGACAGGAAATGGGCATTCTGGCAATATGCAAACAGAGGCCGGCTGAGAGGAATAGATGGTTTTGTCGATCTGAATGTCTTTTATGGTTCTGAAAAAGAATATAAGGAATTTATAAAATAA